A genomic stretch from Echeneis naucrates chromosome 6, fEcheNa1.1, whole genome shotgun sequence includes:
- the ube2s gene encoding ubiquitin-conjugating enzyme E2 S, with translation MNSNVENLPPHVLRLVYKEVSALAADPPEGIKIYPSEEDITELHTAIEGPEGTPFAGGIFRMRLVLGKDFPAVPPKGYFLTKIFHPNVGHKGEICVNVLKRDWKAELGLRHVLLTIKCLLIHPNPESALNEEAGRLLLEDYAEYESRARLLTEIHAMGGPGGTSGAPQDPNDGPQPKKHAGDPTKRAGPSAAAVPAALGNGANGASTTTSNSNSSSSSTNNVAGKKKADKKRALRRL, from the exons ATG AACTCCAATGTGGAGAATTTGCCCCCTCATGTACTTCGCTTGGTTTACAAAGAGGTTTCAGCTTTAGCAGCAGACCCCCCTGAGGGTATCAAGATTTATCCCAGTGAGGAGGATATAACTGAACTGCACACAGCCATTGAAGGACCAG AGGGAACTCCATTTGCTGGTGGCATTTTCCGAATGCGTCTGGTCCTTGGGAAGGACTTCCCTGCGGTTCCACCCAAGGGGTATTTCCTGACCAAGATTTTTCACCCTAACGTGGGTCACAAGGGAGAGATCTGTGTCAACGTGTTGAAAAGGGACTGGAAGGCAGAACTCGGCCTCAGACATGTCTTACTT ACAATCAAGTGTCTTCTCATCCATCCAAACCCAGAATCAGCTCTTAACGAAGAGGCTGGGCGTTTGCTTTTAGAGGACTATGCAGAATATGAATCCCGCGCTCGTCTGCTCACAGAAATCCACGCCATGGGTGGGCCTGGCGGGACGTCTGGGGCTCCTCAGGACCCTAATGATGGCCCACAGCCAAAGAAGCATGCAGGTGATCCCACAAAAAGAGCCGGACCAAGTGCAGCAGCTGTGCCTGCAGCCCTGGGTAATGGAGCTAATGGAGCCAGTACCACCACCAGCAATAGCAACAGTAGTAGCAGTAGCACTAATAACGTAGCAGGGAAAAAGAAAGCCGATAAAAAGCGTGCATTGAGGCGACTTTAA